A region of the Ornithinimicrobium ciconiae genome:
TCCTCGAAGGCCTCGACGAGGACATACTCGTTCGGGTCCTTCAGGCTGCGGGACCACTCGAACCACTTGTTGCCCGGCTCGGCCTCGGTTGCCTCGGTGTAGGCCCGGACGATCTCCGGCCACTGCTCGGCATACTCCGGCTTGACGGGGAACTTGACGACGATGAAATACATGAGGGTCCTTTCGTTTCAGGGCGACTCGCTCAGGGGCGGTCCTCGCATCCAAGCCCACCACAGGCGATCGCGCACCCGAACACGGGTCGATTTTTCACTCAGTGAGAAGGCGGCGTGAGACGGGACCGCCCCGAGGGCGGGGACCACTGCCAAGATGGCCATATGTCGGACGCGCACCAGATCTCCCTGCCGCCCCTCACCGCGGGGTCGAGCCAGGACACAGCGGAGGGCGAGCAGCGCGCGAGCCTCATCCAGCGCGCCGTCACCGTCCTGGAGCACGTGGCGCAGGCAGGTGGGGCGAGCGCCCGTGACCTTGCCGACGCGACCGGCATCCCGCTGCCCAGCGTCTATCGGATCGCCCAGGAGCTGGTCCAGGTTGGCTATCTGATCCATCTGCGCGAGGAGAAGCGGTTCGCCCTCGGCTACAAGCTGCACACCCTCGGCGCCCGGCTGCA
Encoded here:
- a CDS encoding putative quinol monooxygenase; this translates as MYFIVVKFPVKPEYAEQWPEIVRAYTEATEAEPGNKWFEWSRSLKDPNEYVLVEAFEDDGAGPHVQSEHFAQMRQDFPQYLTATPKIVSRQVEGDGWDEMGELQVG